Proteins from a single region of Gossypium arboreum isolate Shixiya-1 chromosome 1, ASM2569848v2, whole genome shotgun sequence:
- the LOC108483439 gene encoding uridine kinase-like protein 3: MGSNSVEDMIEASSGVHFSGFHMDGLESKNIEKPTTSPGAENVHKQPFIIGVAGGAASGKTTVCDMIIQQLHDQRVVLVNQDSFYHNLTEEELARVHEYNFDHPDAFDTEKLLDSIENLRHDRAVDIPNYDFKSYKSNAFPARRVNPSDVIILEGILIFHDPRVRELMNMKIFVDTDADVRLARRIRRDTVDKGRDIGAVLDQYSKFVKPAFDDFILPTKKYADIIIPRGGDNHVAIDLIVQHIRTKLGQHDLCKIYPNLYVIQSTFQIRGMHTLIRDSQTTKHDFVFYSDRLIRLVVEHGLGHLPFTEKQVITPTGSVYTGVDFCKRLCGVSVIRSGESMENALRACCKGIKIGKILIHREGDNGQQLIYEKLPQDISERHVLLLDPILGTGNSAVQAISLLIKKGVPESNIIFLNLISAPQGVHVVCKSFPRVKIVTSEIEIGLNEDFRVVPGMGEFGDRYFGTDDDDNLQAVAPMQLSNQSC; encoded by the exons ATGGGTTCTAACTCAGTTGAGGATATGATAGAAGCCTCATCTGGGGTCCACTTTTCTGGATTCCATATGGATGGTTTGGAGTCAAAAAATATTGAGAAGCCTACAACCTCGCCGGGTGCTGAAAATGTGCATAAACAACCTTTTATTATTG GAGTTGCCGGGGGAGCAGCATCTGGTAAGACTACAGTCTGCGATATGATTATACAGCAACTTCATGATCAGCGTGTAGTATTAGTTAATCAG GATTCCTTTTATCACAATCTCACTGAAGAGGAACTTGCTAGGGTTCATGAATACAACTTTGACCATCCTG ATGCATTTGACACAGAGAAATTATTAGATTCTATAGAAAACTTGAGGCATGACCGAGCAGTAGATATTCCAAACTATGATTTCAAGAGTTATAAAAGTAATGCTTTTCCTGCAAGAAGG GTTAATCCTTCAGATGTTATAATTTTGGAAGGGATACTCATTTTTCATGACCCTCGTGTGCGAGAGTTGATGAACATGAAGATATTTGTTGATACAG ATGCTGATGTACGTCTGGCTAGAAGAATAAGGCGTGATACTGTTGACAAAGGAAGAGATATCGGTGCAGTCCTTGATCAG TATTCAAAGTTTGTGAAGCCTGCCTTTGATGACTTTATACTTCCAACAAAGAAGTATGCAGATATTATCATTCCCCGTGGGGGAGATAATCATGTAGCAATTGATTTGATTGTGCAACATATCAGGACAAAGCTTGGACAGCATgatctttgtaaaatttacccaaatttataTGTCATTCAATCAACTTTTCAG ATACGAGGCATGCATACCCTCATTCGTGATTCTCAAACAACTAAACATGACTTTGTTTTTTACTCTGATCGGTTGATTCGTCTG GTTGTtgaacatgggctgggacatCTGCCTTTTACAGAAAAGCAAGTGATCACTCCAACTG GGTCTGTATATACAGGTGTGGATTTCTGTAAGAGGTTATGTGGTGTTTCGGTTATTAGGAG TGGTGAGAGTATGGAGAATGCGTTGCGAGCATGCTGCAAAGGTATCAAGATTGGCAAAATTCTTATTCACAGGGAAGGTGACAATGGTCAGCAG CTTATTTATGAAAAACTACCGCAAGACATCTCAGAGAGGCATGTATTGCTACTGGATCCTATCCTAGGCACAG GCAATTCAGCTGTTCAAGCCATTTCCTTGCTTATAAAAAAGGGTGTACCAGAGTCCAACATCATatttctcaatctcatatct GCACCTCAGGGTGTACATGTGGTGTGCAAAAGCTTCCCAAGAGTAAAGATTGTaacgtctgagattgaaattggTTTAAATGAAGATTTCCGAGTTGTCCCTGGTATGGGTGAGTTTGGAGACCGATATTTTGGAACAGATGATGATGATAACCTGCAAGCGGTGGCCCCTATGCAATTGTCCAATCAGAGCTGCTGA
- the LOC108483265 gene encoding kinesin-like protein KIN-14F isoform X1: protein MLLRSERKMPQETTSPSRNPRGLKALPSNNVENPLSEDTFNVYYDFAQRKAEEAASRRYQATEWLREMDQGASESLPKEPSEEEFCLALRNGLILCNVLNKVNPGAIPKIVENPVIPVQSTEGAAQSAIQYFENMRNFLVAVKDMQLLTFEASDVEKGGSMNKVVDCILCLKGYYEWKKAGGVGVWWYGGTVKITALPKGSPPSLVGSESADDSLDGSESSQYEQLLEFLHLSNEVAIEESKTANALAFLFDRFGLWLLQAYLRESNEIEEFPLNAMVIDTLISKIVKDFSALLVSQGTQLGLFLKKILKTDFNSLSKSDFMEAISLYLGQRTSRASNDFFKFCICGGKREVIHQTVNHSTAYAQLIHLHQRELKEIKLDFQETKLGVKQIHSNWAEQLRRLEHHIKDLEVASSSYHKVLEENRMLYNQVQDLKGTIRVYCRVRPFLQGQTNGQSTVYYIGENGNIMIVNPLKQGKDARKVFSFNKVFGQNVSQEQIYIDTQPLIRSVLDGFNVCIFAYGQTGSGKTYTMSGPDMTTEQTWGVNYRALRDLFQIYKERSDFIRYEVGVQMIEIYNEQVRDLLVMDGSNRRLDIRNNSQLNGLNVPDASWVPVSSTQDVLEFMRIGQKNRAVGATALNERSSRSHSVLTIHVYGKELVSGSILKGCLHLVDLAGSERVDKSEAVGERLKEAQHINRSLSALGDVISALAQKSAHIPYRNSKLTQVLQDSLGGQAKTLMFVHISPEVNAIGETISTLKFAERVASIELGAARSNKETGEIQELKEEISNLKLALEKKEAEVEQLKVGNVRSMTESQRGRAVSPFQIPRHGTSSSIKPGDYNRSSEATSRSASSGMQRRSRFPSAFADKEMLPKMPSPAEERLASALKARSPSPPVRRSSSTDRGASNRSRTKVESVDNQPISRVPFPARVPVNKSFATTTVTPSSDATSPGVHSSFQETTKQENISDALYNLRKLSIKKVHSELEDEQFRQALNVRQGGIRKNKADSKAKIKHQLPATLEKTDVAMTLLSEMDAGEKMEQPPKSDFSEPETEQSLLGSPMYAALKMKKLGHNLSRYPHNFEQRGLVQPQAVVPLQGGKTDRSKEGSNTNLMPEFRRSRSTPRGKFLVLP, encoded by the exons atgttGCTG AGATCAGAGAGAAAAATGCCACAGGAAACCACCTCTCCTTCCAGGAATCCCAGAGGCTTAAAGGCTTTACCCTCTAACAATGTGGAGAATCCACTCTCTGAAGATACCTTCAATGTTTATTATGACTTTGCTCAAAGAAAAGCTGAAGAAGCAG CTTCAAGGAGGTACCAAGCAACAGAATGGCTACGAGAGATGGACCAGGGTGCTTCAGAATCCCTGCCCAAAGAACCCTCTGAAGAAGAGTTTTGCCTTGCACTTCGCAATGGTCTCATTCTTTGCAATGTCCTCAACAAAGTCAATCCTggagctattcctaag ATAGTGGAAAATCCAGTAATCCCAGTGCAGTCAACAGAAGGGGCAGCACAGTCTGCAATCCAGTATTTCGAGAACATGAGGAATTTCCTGGTAGCTGTAAAAGATATGCAACTATTGACATTTGAAGCTTCTGATGTTGAAAAG GGTGGGTCTATGAATAAAGTTGTAGACTGCATTCTTTGTCTGAAAGGATATTACGAATGGAAGAAAGCAGGAGGCGTTGGAGTTTGGTGGTATGGAGGAACCGTGAAGATTACAGCTTTGCCGAAAGGGTCACCACCCTCCTTGGTTGGAAGTGAAAGTGCTGATGATTCTTTGGATGGATCAGAGTCATCACAATATGAACAATTATTGGAGTTTCTCCATCTCTCTAATGAAGTTGCAATTGAGGAATCCAAAACTGCCAATGCTCTGGCTTTCCTTTTCGACCGCTTTGGGCTTTGGCTTCTACAAGCTTACCTTAGAGAGAGCAATGAGATTGAAGAATTTCCCTTGAATGCAATG GTAATAGATACACTAATCAGCAAGATAGTTAAGGACTTCTCAGCATTGCTTGTTTCTCAGGGTACTCAG CTTGGGCTATTTCTGAAGAAAATCTTGAAAACTGACTTCAATTCTCTATCAAAATCTGATTTTATGGAAGCTATCTCACTGTATCTTGGTCAAAGGACTAGCCGGGCATCGAATGATTTCTTCAAGTTCTGCATCTGTGGTGGTAAACGTGAGGTTATTCACCAAACAGTTAACCATTCAACTGCATATGCACAACTTATTCATCTTCACCAGAGAGAGCTCAAG GAGATCAAATTAGATTTTCAAGAAACAAAGCTTGGAGTCAAACAAATTCACTCGAATTGGGCGGAACAACTTAGGAGGCTTG AGCATCATATCAAAGATCTTGAGGTGGCATCCTCTTCTTACCACAAGGTATTAGAAGAAAACCGCATGCTTTACAATCAAGTTCAAGACCTCAAAG GAACGATAAGAGTGTACTGTAGAGTGAGACCCTTTCTGCAAGGCCAAACAAATGGACAATCAACCGTATATTATATAGGAGAAAACGGAAACATCATGATTGTCAATCCTTTAAAGCAGGGCAAGGATGCAAGAAAAGTATTCTCCTTTAACAAGGTGTTTGGACAAAATGTCTCACAAG AACAAATATATATCGACACTCAACCACTGATCAGATCTGTCCTAGATGGGTTTAATGTTTGTATCTTTGCATATGGACAAACTGGATCAGGAAAGACATACACCATG AGTGGCCCAGATATGACTACCGAGCAAACATGGGGCGTAAACTACCGTGCTTTACGTGACCTGTTTCAAATATACAAGGAGAGATCAGACTTTATTAGATATGAAGTTGGGGTGCAGATGATTGAAATATACAATGAACAAGTGAGAGATTTATTAGTCATGGATGGCTCTAATAGAAG ATTGGATATTCGTAACAATTCTCAGTTGAATGGCCTAAATGTGCCTGATGCAAGTTGGGTTCCAGTTTCAAGTACTCAAGATGTTCTTGAGTTTATGAGAATTGGTCAAAAGAATCGTGCTGTAGGTGCCACTGCTTTAAATGAGCGAAGTAGCCGCTCTCACAG TGTTTTGACTATTCACGTATATGGAAAAGAGTTGGTTTCGGGATCTATTCTCAAAGGTTGCCTGCATTTGGTTGACTTGGCTGGGAGTGAGAGAGTGGATAAATCTGAGGCTGTAGGCGAAAGATTGAAGGAAGCACAACATATCAATAGATCACTGTCTGCACTAGGAGATGTCATCTCTGCTCTTGCACAGAAGAGTGCACATATTCCTTACAGAAACAGCAAGCTTACTCAAGTATTGCAGGATTCTTtag GTGGGCAAGCTAAAACGTTAATGTTTGTACATATAAGTCCTGAAGTTAATGCCATTGGAGAGACAATTAGCACTCTGAAGTTTGCCGAGAGGGTCGCTTCCATAGAACTTGGGGCAGCTCGATCCAACAAGGAAACTGGTGAAATCCAAGAACTTAAAGAAGAG ATATCAAATCTTAAACTTGCATTGGAAAAGAAGGAAGCTGAAGTAGAACAACTAAAAGTTGGAAACGTTCGAAGCATGACCGAATCTCAAAGAGGAAGAGCGGTTTCTCCTTTCCAAATTCCAAGACATGGAACGTCTTCGAGCATTAAGCCTGGTGACTATAATAGATCCTCTGAG GCCACAAGCAGAAGCGCTTCTTCTGGTATGCAAAGGAGGTCAAGATTTCCATCTGCATTCGCAGACAAGGAGATGTTGCCGAAGATGCCTAGTCCAGCCGAAGAAAGATTAGCAAGTGCCTTAAAGGCAAGGTCACCATCCCCTCCTGTTAGGAGATCCTCATCCACTGATAGAGGAGCCTCCAACAGAAGCAGGACCAAGGTTGAATCAGTTGACAATCAACCAATCTCTAGAGTACCATTCCCGGCTAGAGTACCTGTAAACAAATCCTTTGCCACAACTACTGTGACCCCATCTTCAGATGCCACCTCCCCTGGGGTCCATTCCAGTTTCCAAGAAACCACAAAACAAGAGAATATCTCAGACGCGTTATACAACCTCCGTAAACTTAGCATTAAGAAAGTCCACTCAGAACTTGAAGATGAGCAGTTTAGGCAAGCACTTAATGTTAGGCAAGGTGGAATTAGGAAAAACAAAGCTGACAGTAAGGCTAAAATAAAGCACCAACTGCCAGCAACACTTGAGAAAACTGATGTCGCAATGACATTGCTTTCTGAAATGGATGCTGGTGAGAAAATGGAGCAGCCTCCAAAAAGTGACTTCTCTGAGCCAGAAACTGAGCAATCACTTCTTGGCTCTCCTATGTATGCTGCCTTGAAGATGAAGAAGCTTGGGCACAACCTGTCAAGGTATCCACACAACTTTGAACAAAG GGGACTAGTGCAACCGCAAGCGGTAGTACCATTGCAGGGAGGAAAAACTGACAGGTCGAAGGAGGGAAGTAACACTAATCTGATGCCTGAATTTAGAAGGAGCCGGTCTACTCCTCGCGGAAAATTTTTGGTTTTGCCTTGA
- the LOC108483265 gene encoding kinesin-like protein KIN-14F isoform X2, with translation MPQETTSPSRNPRGLKALPSNNVENPLSEDTFNVYYDFAQRKAEEAASRRYQATEWLREMDQGASESLPKEPSEEEFCLALRNGLILCNVLNKVNPGAIPKIVENPVIPVQSTEGAAQSAIQYFENMRNFLVAVKDMQLLTFEASDVEKGGSMNKVVDCILCLKGYYEWKKAGGVGVWWYGGTVKITALPKGSPPSLVGSESADDSLDGSESSQYEQLLEFLHLSNEVAIEESKTANALAFLFDRFGLWLLQAYLRESNEIEEFPLNAMVIDTLISKIVKDFSALLVSQGTQLGLFLKKILKTDFNSLSKSDFMEAISLYLGQRTSRASNDFFKFCICGGKREVIHQTVNHSTAYAQLIHLHQRELKEIKLDFQETKLGVKQIHSNWAEQLRRLEHHIKDLEVASSSYHKVLEENRMLYNQVQDLKGTIRVYCRVRPFLQGQTNGQSTVYYIGENGNIMIVNPLKQGKDARKVFSFNKVFGQNVSQEQIYIDTQPLIRSVLDGFNVCIFAYGQTGSGKTYTMSGPDMTTEQTWGVNYRALRDLFQIYKERSDFIRYEVGVQMIEIYNEQVRDLLVMDGSNRRLDIRNNSQLNGLNVPDASWVPVSSTQDVLEFMRIGQKNRAVGATALNERSSRSHSVLTIHVYGKELVSGSILKGCLHLVDLAGSERVDKSEAVGERLKEAQHINRSLSALGDVISALAQKSAHIPYRNSKLTQVLQDSLGGQAKTLMFVHISPEVNAIGETISTLKFAERVASIELGAARSNKETGEIQELKEEISNLKLALEKKEAEVEQLKVGNVRSMTESQRGRAVSPFQIPRHGTSSSIKPGDYNRSSEATSRSASSGMQRRSRFPSAFADKEMLPKMPSPAEERLASALKARSPSPPVRRSSSTDRGASNRSRTKVESVDNQPISRVPFPARVPVNKSFATTTVTPSSDATSPGVHSSFQETTKQENISDALYNLRKLSIKKVHSELEDEQFRQALNVRQGGIRKNKADSKAKIKHQLPATLEKTDVAMTLLSEMDAGEKMEQPPKSDFSEPETEQSLLGSPMYAALKMKKLGHNLSRYPHNFEQRGLVQPQAVVPLQGGKTDRSKEGSNTNLMPEFRRSRSTPRGKFLVLP, from the exons ATGCCACAGGAAACCACCTCTCCTTCCAGGAATCCCAGAGGCTTAAAGGCTTTACCCTCTAACAATGTGGAGAATCCACTCTCTGAAGATACCTTCAATGTTTATTATGACTTTGCTCAAAGAAAAGCTGAAGAAGCAG CTTCAAGGAGGTACCAAGCAACAGAATGGCTACGAGAGATGGACCAGGGTGCTTCAGAATCCCTGCCCAAAGAACCCTCTGAAGAAGAGTTTTGCCTTGCACTTCGCAATGGTCTCATTCTTTGCAATGTCCTCAACAAAGTCAATCCTggagctattcctaag ATAGTGGAAAATCCAGTAATCCCAGTGCAGTCAACAGAAGGGGCAGCACAGTCTGCAATCCAGTATTTCGAGAACATGAGGAATTTCCTGGTAGCTGTAAAAGATATGCAACTATTGACATTTGAAGCTTCTGATGTTGAAAAG GGTGGGTCTATGAATAAAGTTGTAGACTGCATTCTTTGTCTGAAAGGATATTACGAATGGAAGAAAGCAGGAGGCGTTGGAGTTTGGTGGTATGGAGGAACCGTGAAGATTACAGCTTTGCCGAAAGGGTCACCACCCTCCTTGGTTGGAAGTGAAAGTGCTGATGATTCTTTGGATGGATCAGAGTCATCACAATATGAACAATTATTGGAGTTTCTCCATCTCTCTAATGAAGTTGCAATTGAGGAATCCAAAACTGCCAATGCTCTGGCTTTCCTTTTCGACCGCTTTGGGCTTTGGCTTCTACAAGCTTACCTTAGAGAGAGCAATGAGATTGAAGAATTTCCCTTGAATGCAATG GTAATAGATACACTAATCAGCAAGATAGTTAAGGACTTCTCAGCATTGCTTGTTTCTCAGGGTACTCAG CTTGGGCTATTTCTGAAGAAAATCTTGAAAACTGACTTCAATTCTCTATCAAAATCTGATTTTATGGAAGCTATCTCACTGTATCTTGGTCAAAGGACTAGCCGGGCATCGAATGATTTCTTCAAGTTCTGCATCTGTGGTGGTAAACGTGAGGTTATTCACCAAACAGTTAACCATTCAACTGCATATGCACAACTTATTCATCTTCACCAGAGAGAGCTCAAG GAGATCAAATTAGATTTTCAAGAAACAAAGCTTGGAGTCAAACAAATTCACTCGAATTGGGCGGAACAACTTAGGAGGCTTG AGCATCATATCAAAGATCTTGAGGTGGCATCCTCTTCTTACCACAAGGTATTAGAAGAAAACCGCATGCTTTACAATCAAGTTCAAGACCTCAAAG GAACGATAAGAGTGTACTGTAGAGTGAGACCCTTTCTGCAAGGCCAAACAAATGGACAATCAACCGTATATTATATAGGAGAAAACGGAAACATCATGATTGTCAATCCTTTAAAGCAGGGCAAGGATGCAAGAAAAGTATTCTCCTTTAACAAGGTGTTTGGACAAAATGTCTCACAAG AACAAATATATATCGACACTCAACCACTGATCAGATCTGTCCTAGATGGGTTTAATGTTTGTATCTTTGCATATGGACAAACTGGATCAGGAAAGACATACACCATG AGTGGCCCAGATATGACTACCGAGCAAACATGGGGCGTAAACTACCGTGCTTTACGTGACCTGTTTCAAATATACAAGGAGAGATCAGACTTTATTAGATATGAAGTTGGGGTGCAGATGATTGAAATATACAATGAACAAGTGAGAGATTTATTAGTCATGGATGGCTCTAATAGAAG ATTGGATATTCGTAACAATTCTCAGTTGAATGGCCTAAATGTGCCTGATGCAAGTTGGGTTCCAGTTTCAAGTACTCAAGATGTTCTTGAGTTTATGAGAATTGGTCAAAAGAATCGTGCTGTAGGTGCCACTGCTTTAAATGAGCGAAGTAGCCGCTCTCACAG TGTTTTGACTATTCACGTATATGGAAAAGAGTTGGTTTCGGGATCTATTCTCAAAGGTTGCCTGCATTTGGTTGACTTGGCTGGGAGTGAGAGAGTGGATAAATCTGAGGCTGTAGGCGAAAGATTGAAGGAAGCACAACATATCAATAGATCACTGTCTGCACTAGGAGATGTCATCTCTGCTCTTGCACAGAAGAGTGCACATATTCCTTACAGAAACAGCAAGCTTACTCAAGTATTGCAGGATTCTTtag GTGGGCAAGCTAAAACGTTAATGTTTGTACATATAAGTCCTGAAGTTAATGCCATTGGAGAGACAATTAGCACTCTGAAGTTTGCCGAGAGGGTCGCTTCCATAGAACTTGGGGCAGCTCGATCCAACAAGGAAACTGGTGAAATCCAAGAACTTAAAGAAGAG ATATCAAATCTTAAACTTGCATTGGAAAAGAAGGAAGCTGAAGTAGAACAACTAAAAGTTGGAAACGTTCGAAGCATGACCGAATCTCAAAGAGGAAGAGCGGTTTCTCCTTTCCAAATTCCAAGACATGGAACGTCTTCGAGCATTAAGCCTGGTGACTATAATAGATCCTCTGAG GCCACAAGCAGAAGCGCTTCTTCTGGTATGCAAAGGAGGTCAAGATTTCCATCTGCATTCGCAGACAAGGAGATGTTGCCGAAGATGCCTAGTCCAGCCGAAGAAAGATTAGCAAGTGCCTTAAAGGCAAGGTCACCATCCCCTCCTGTTAGGAGATCCTCATCCACTGATAGAGGAGCCTCCAACAGAAGCAGGACCAAGGTTGAATCAGTTGACAATCAACCAATCTCTAGAGTACCATTCCCGGCTAGAGTACCTGTAAACAAATCCTTTGCCACAACTACTGTGACCCCATCTTCAGATGCCACCTCCCCTGGGGTCCATTCCAGTTTCCAAGAAACCACAAAACAAGAGAATATCTCAGACGCGTTATACAACCTCCGTAAACTTAGCATTAAGAAAGTCCACTCAGAACTTGAAGATGAGCAGTTTAGGCAAGCACTTAATGTTAGGCAAGGTGGAATTAGGAAAAACAAAGCTGACAGTAAGGCTAAAATAAAGCACCAACTGCCAGCAACACTTGAGAAAACTGATGTCGCAATGACATTGCTTTCTGAAATGGATGCTGGTGAGAAAATGGAGCAGCCTCCAAAAAGTGACTTCTCTGAGCCAGAAACTGAGCAATCACTTCTTGGCTCTCCTATGTATGCTGCCTTGAAGATGAAGAAGCTTGGGCACAACCTGTCAAGGTATCCACACAACTTTGAACAAAG GGGACTAGTGCAACCGCAAGCGGTAGTACCATTGCAGGGAGGAAAAACTGACAGGTCGAAGGAGGGAAGTAACACTAATCTGATGCCTGAATTTAGAAGGAGCCGGTCTACTCCTCGCGGAAAATTTTTGGTTTTGCCTTGA
- the LOC108483267 gene encoding kinesin-like protein KIN-14F — MGQYNLASRRYQAAEWLRQMDQVAMEFLPKDPSEEEFRRALCNGFILCNVLNKVNPGAVPKVVKASMTSSEAAESPNQDSENMRNFLAAVKDKQLLAFETSDMEKGGSINKVVDCILCLKGYHEWKKAGGVGVWRYGGTVKITSSPNELPNALTATERAADESGEELELSKYEQLREFIQLSNEASIEESKTTNALTFLFDRFGLWLLQAYLTDGNMDEEFPLNAMVIDAFLSKIVNDFSTLLVSQGIKLGLFLKKILKADDGPVSKSDFIEATSDYIDKRNNLQAATDISKAYICIGNNEVVLNSVCRSPGRVEILTDLIQRHIEDLKLFFRETRLEVRKFHSYWEADIKRLEHHVRDLEVASSSYLKILQENQMLFNEVLDLKGKIRIYCRVRPILPGEPKDQSTVDYVGENGSILIVNSLRKGKDSKKVFSFDKVFGPTVSQEQIYTNIQPLIRSVLDGYNVCIFAYGQTGSGKTYTMSGYDLNTKETWGVNFRAICDLFQISKTREDVIEYKVGVQMIEIYNEQVRDLLVIDGSTKRYPFEFSFYLQFSLYLREAFLCFLSCLDLDLLFSPLSI, encoded by the exons ATGGGGCAATACAATTTAG CTTCAAGGAGGTACCAAGCAGCTGAGTGGTTAAGGCAGATGGATCAAGTTGCAATGGAATTCCTGCCCAAAGATCCCTCTGAAGAAGAATTTCGCCGTGCACTTTGCAATGGATTCATTCTTTGCAACGTTCTCAACAAAGTCAATCCCGGTGCTGTTCCTAAG GTGGTGAAAGCTTCTATGACTTCTTCTGAGGCAGCAGAGTCCCCAAATCAGGATTCTGAGAACATGAGGAACTTTCTGGCTGCAGTTAAAGACAAGCAGCTCCTGGCCTTTGAAACATCAGATATGGAAAAG GGCGGGTCAATAAATAAAGTGGTGGATTGCATTCTGTGTCTAAAAGGATATCATGAGTGGAAGAAAGCAGGTGGAGTTGGGGTTTGGAGGTATGGTGGAACTGTAAAGATCACATCCTCCCCAAATGAATTACCAAATGCCTTAACTGCAACTGAAAGAGCTGCTGATGAATCTGGGGAAGAATTGGAATTATCAAAATATGAGCAGCTACGGGAGTTTATCCAGCTCTCTAACGAGGCCTCTATTGAAGAATCCAAAACAACCAATGCTCTAACTTTCCTGTTCGATCGCTTCGGCCTTTGGCTTCTACAGGCTTATCTTACAGATGGCAACATGGATGAGGAGTTTCCCTTGAATGCAATG GTGATTGATGCTTTCCTCAGCAAGATAGTTAATGACTTCTCAACACTTCTAGTTTCTCAAGGAATCAAG CTTGGACTGTTTTTGAAGAAAATATTGAAAGCTGATGATGGTCCAGTGTCCAAATCTGATTTTATAGAAGCGACCTCAGATTATATTGACAAAAGAAATAACCTGCAGGCAGCAACTGATATCTCCAAAGCCTACATCTGTATTGGCAATAATGAGGTTGTTCTCAATAGTGTTTGTCGTTCTCCTGGCCGTGTCGAAATACTTACCGATCTTATACAAAGACATATCGAG GATCTTAAATTATTTTTTCGCGAAACAAGGTTAGAAGTTAGAAAGTTTCATTCATATTGGGAGGCAGATATTAAAAGATTAG AGCATCATGTTAGAGATCTTGAAGTGGCATCTTCTTCTTACCTCAAGATATTACAAGAGAATCAAATGCTGTTCAATGAAGTGTTAGACCTCAAAG GAAAAATAAGAATATACTGTCGAGTAAGGCCCATTTTACCAGGGGAACCGAAAGATCAATCAACTGTAGACTATGTTGGAGAAAATGGAAGTATCCTCATTGTCAATTCTttaaggaaaggaaaagattcAAAAAAAGTATTCTCATTTGACAAAGTATTTGGACCAACTGTATCTCAAG AACAAATATACACAAACATTCAACCATTGATCAGGTCTGTACTTGATGGTTATAACGTATGCATTTTTGCGTATGGACAAACTGGATCGGGCAAGACATATACCATG AGCGGGTATGACTTGAACACTAAGGAGACATGGGGTGTGAACTTTCGAGCTATATGTGACTTATTTCAAATATCAAAGACAAGAGAAGATGTCATAGAATACAAAGTTGGGGTCCAAATGATTGAAATATACAATGAACAAGTGAGAGATTTGCTAGTTATTGATGGCTCTACTAAAAGATATCCTTTTGAATTTTCTTTCTATCTGCAATTCAGTTTATATCTAAGAGAAGCCTTCCTATGCTTTCTGTCTTGTTTAGATTTGGATTTACTTTTTTCTCCTTTAAGCATATAA
- the LOC128280714 gene encoding kinesin-like protein KIN-14F produces MVYVYVLLFASILTVHVHGKELVSGTIFKGSLNLVDLAGSERMDKSKVQGDRLKEAQYINRSLSALGDVISALAQKSTHIPYRNSKLTQILQNSLGGHAKTLMLVHISPEPDAIGETLSTLKFAERVASIELGAARSNKETGDILELKEEITNLKLALEKKEAEVEQFKVGNAGSITPSQKAKVLRFGISSNFKPETYQRPNDDTKGSEARTASSAKLRRSKFSSALIGKEISVKVPEERASRLGKPQSPTPPVRRYLSGDKGASTRNKVKFDVVENQPMSKVVVPVKAHGTRSLAPVPEITSTDNNSGVQADHKSDESKLNSLMHSTASSLGKVSQNLKKSSFF; encoded by the exons ATGGTTTATGTCTACGTCCTTCTTTTCGCCAGCATTTTGACCGTTCACGTTCATGGAAAAGAATTGGTTTCTGGAACCATTTTCAAAGGTTCCCTCAATTTGGTGGACTTGGCTGGGAGTGAAAGAATGGATAAATCGAAAGTTCAAGGCGATAGACTGAAGGAAGCTCAATATATCAACAGATCACTCTCTGCACTTGGAGATGTCATCTCAGCTCTTGCCCAAAAGAGCACACATATTCCTTACAGAAACAGCAAGCTAACTCAAATATTGCAGAACTCTTTAG GTGGGCATGCTAAGACATTAATGCTTGTACATATAAGCCCTGAACCTGATGCCATTGGAGAGACACTTAGCACATTGAAGTTTGCTGAAAGAGTAGCCTCGATAGAACTCGGAGCAGCTCGATCTAACAAAGAAACTGGTGACATACTAGAATTGAAAGAAGAG ATAACAAATCTTAAGCTGGCATTGGAAAAGAAAGAAGCTGAAGTAGAACAATTCAAGGTTGGAAATGCTGGAAGCATTACACCATCTCAAAAGGcaaaagtgcttagatttggaaTCTCTTCCAACTTTAAGCCTGAGACATATCAACGCCCTAATGATGATACTAAAGGCTCTGAG GCCAGGACTGCTTCTTCAGCTAAGCTAAGGCGATCAAAGTTTTCGTCTGCACTCATAGGGAAGGAGATATCAGTAAAGGTGCCTGAAGAGAGAGCTTCACGTCTTGGAAAGCCTCAGTCACCTACCCCTCCTGTAAGGAGATATTTGTCCGGTGATAAAGGAGCCTCGACGAGAAATAAGGTCAAGTTTGATGTAGTTGAGAACCAACCGATGTCAAAAGTAGTAGTTCCGGTTAAAGCACATGGCACTAGATCTCTCGCCCCAGTGCCAGAGATCACATCAACAGATAACAACTCTGGGGTCCAGGCAGACCATAAGAGTGATGAAAGTAAATTGAATTCTCTGATGCATTCAACAGCCTCGTCTCTAGGGAAAGTCAGTCAGAACTTGAAGAAGAGCAGTTTCttttaa